The genomic region TTTGTGTATGTCCCTTAAAGCTAGTTTGGCAACTTAAATTTCGTCTGGGATTAGAGAGGGttgctcaatcccctccaatctcaAAGGGATTCGGATTCCCAAACTaacttttttttttgcaaatgtaAAAAAACATGTAACACCTGTATGGTTATGTTGCAAAACCATCCCAACCAATTTAAGACCATTTCTAAGAGACTACGAGGGCATTCAGGTACATTACGAATTTTGGAAGTAGGAAGCAAGCAAGTCACAAGCCATCTTCAGCTATGAACTGCGCTTCTTAGAAATATTGTTGCATTAGTCATGTTAGGAAATTACATTTTAATTCAGTGTGCATCTTCGGCCAGAGATGTTCATGTTCATATTTCTCCTGGCTTCCAGTTTGCTGAAGATGGAAAATCACCAAATCAGGGCTTCTAGTTAGTCCTGTGTAGTTAGGAATCAGCAATCTACTGATTATTATAAATTGTGTTGTTGCTTTCGAATCATAACCTTATCCCATATGTATATGGTTTCACATTGTGCTTGTCATGTTGTTAGCCTGTCATTTAATTCAAGTTCATCATTGCAATATGTATGTCGTTGCAAACGAATTCAGTCATCTAACTGTTATCTGTGCTGCCCCCATTAACATCATTTTTTGTTTGAAAGAATGGCATAAAGCTTTACGTATGTTATTGTCATGATACATTTGAGTTGACTGAATGCCTTCTCTATTGTTCAGCAGGCAGTGCACAACTGGGATTCGATTTTACAAGACTCTTCAAGTTTTGCTCACTCTTCTTCAGTTTACAGTAGATCTTAGCTGCACATGACGTTCAAAATCACACCTTTACTGTCCTAATTATAAGAGGACGTTATTACTGTCCCAGGTCTGCACGCGTCCAGGCGCATTGCTGGACGGACTCAGTGCCTGCTTGTCCAGTCAATTATTTTAGGCATGTGTAGCCGTGTAGGATTAGATGCAATCTGCTGGTTATTCTCATCAGTTGTAGTATTTTTTTTTATGAATCACTTTCCACTTTCAGTTAAGAATTGTGAGAATAAAATACTTCCTGCAAAGGATGACCGATAGTGTCTTGCTTTGCTGGACAATCTATATCTATGTAACTTATATTAAAGAGCGAAATTTTATTATTTGAGTTGACTACTACTTCTAGAATCAGTGTGTTAGTTCCTGGGAAAGTGGGAACTTAACTCCTACTCCGAATTTATGAATTCAATAATATCTGTTACTTGCATAGGTGCTATGAATAACATGAATAGATTTAGAGCTTAAAATGTCATCAAATACCCCCTGTTCTAAAATACTTCTCGTTTTAGCATTTGATTTtaatgtctatattcaaatagatGGTGATGAATATAGACACCTATATAAGCCACATACATCAAATATTGTATATATTCACTAATTATCTAAAATGAATTTTAATTCggaacagagagagagagagtagttTCATGTGAGATTCATGAGTCTATTCTCGATGGTGGTTACATGCACATTTAATAGTGTGTCACATCAGATTTTTTGGCTGACATGGCATAACATTTAAGAGGATTGAGTTTCATGGGGATGAAACCATGTCAACTAGTTTCCAAGATCTTGAAAACCGTGTGAAACCTTCACTGAAAGTGATTTATTTCGTATTCACATAATTTATTAACTTCTATTGGACAATGAGTTGTGACATTTAATTGATGTGTTAACCTATGAAATAGTGACGTGAAATATTGCATCGAGAGACATTGTTTTATTCATAATTTAATAGCAATGATGATGTGGCAGCGTTGGAAAGGGTGCTACGAAACTCCCATTGTGAATAGCATGATGAATCTTAGATCTACCGTGAAGGCTAAAATTCTTATGGTGAAAATTCTAGATCTAAATTTGTTTATTTTTTTCGTTGGAGGAGCTGTCTCTCAGAACGGTCCTTGATAGGTTGCTATGGTCTACCAGAGGCGTCTATCgtaagagcaactccagtagttctctaaaagacttcctaaattaataatttaggtagttaacatgaaaattattctccaacagttctctaaatgaactttctaaatttaacaacttgtcatctaacctcattttttctctacatttggcaaccatttaacaactccctaaacaaaaatgttgactgcattatatagtttttgtgacttattttttatgtggatagatacaaaacaaaattacaacctatatttagagaactattagagaactcacatttttttacCCCAAAAgctatttagcaacttcttaaatctgtgatttagagagctaaaatttacataactattggagttgctctaatcgAAGCCGGGCCGGATTATGGCGGCACGGCGGCCCGAAGATCCGCACCCATACTCTGGCCATCACGTATTCACGTTGTCGTAGTTTCGGATCAGGCGTGCGCATGAGCCGCAAGGAATGCGCATCGGCACGACGACAGCAGGTCCTGTTTGGTGGCTCACCTACTGCCACAAAAAGTGACCGTGTGAGTTGACCAACGCAGTCTCTGATCGATCGATCGATCACGCACTGATTGGGCACTCCGGATAAGGCCACCGGACCACCACCACGACCAAGTCAACAATTAGCACTCTGCAGCGCCAGCAACCCACGTTCCGGGATCAACAAGTCATTCTCTTTGACTCTAATAACACGCATAATGCTACAACTAGTACTATTCAGCGATCAGGTACAAGCTCTACGGTAATTAATATCCTTATAAAAAGGATAGTCAGCAGTACGTTTACTCGGCCCACGGGGTACAGTAAGAGGGTATTTGAATGTACTATAAGAGTATTTGAATGCATTAAATCTGATAATTAATTGGCTAAAAAAATTTGCTATTAAAATTAGCTAGATAACAAATAGCTAACTATTAGTTAATTtactaaaagtagctaatagctGAATTATTAGTCAGAATGTTTAGATGTCTTTAACTAATTTTAGTAGCTCACTATTAATTCTAGTATATTTACTAAACCACTTGCACAGTGGAATGAATAACATGACAACGCGACGTTTCCCTGTGAGCCACCGGGGGGGAGCAAAATTTTGGTCGGTAGAGGGCTGTAGCGCAGGCCAGGCTAGTAGGTTAGCCCACTTGCCGCGTCACGCCCGGCGTGGGGCGGTGGGGGCCTTTGTTATACCCGCCTCCAACCAACCCACGCGCGGCGCCCACCGTTTCCGCCCGCGTCCTCGCCTCTTCTTTCTTCGCCTCTTCTGCACCGCGCTCTCGCTCGCCCCTCCGCCGCTTGGCCTCCACCCTCCCGCTGCCGGCTCCGCCGACTGGACTTCCGCCCGTCGCTGGCCGTCGGCGCGCCCGTTCCTCGCAGGTAAGGCCGGGGTCTCTCGCTTGCACATCGTCTTACTACTTCCCCTTTCCGGGGCTCGGTGGCAGTAGGCCGCACGATTTGTGCCGTTCGTGGGGGAATGCTCCGGGCTAGCGCTTGTTGCAGCTGCTCTGGCTCCGAATCCGACTCCGGCGGAGAAGGGGCAAATTCATTAGGAGCGCTACGTTGGTGGGAACGGATGAAGGAAATCGCCGCGTCTTCGCTAGTTGaggtttggggggggggggggggggggggggagaatcGGGTTTGATGTCAGCGGAAAATCGTACGTAGGGTTTCGTCGGAGCTAACTCCCGCAGATCCAGCCTCGCAAAAATTCATCTGTTGAGAGCCAATCTCGTCGTAGTCCGTGGGAGATTTTTCCTCCTCCTTTTCCCTAGTCCGTGGGAGATTTTTCGCCGTTTGTTTCTATACCGCAAACGTATAATATTGGTGGAGAGTGCAAGTATGTTGGTTCTTGCTGGTCTACCTTCCACATATTTTTTTTAATCTACCCGTTTATTATTACTCCGGGCTTAACAGCTGGATTCCATCTGCAATGTAAGTCTAGGTATGCATACACATGCTGAGCAAGACCAAGATGTCTGCCTGGCGCCTACCTTAAGCCTTTAGGCATACGTTCCACTCGAATCGGTTTTTGGTTCCAAGGGCACCGAGTTAGTCAACGTTGCAGGTCTGGAGGATAAGAAGGTTACCAAGTCTTAGAAGCAACTCCAAACTGGGTGGGCTACCCTTTTTCAATTTTTTTTAGTGACGTGCTGTGGACAGCATGTTCTTATAATGGACCGATGGATTTGATTAATCGACTTGCTTTGCTGCCAAGTACAGCCGTCACTGCGACAGTCATACAGAATCAAATATATAAGACTTTCTATGACAATGTTATACTTTGTATTTTGTTctcgtacctgttcacataaaggCATTAGAACTTATATCTCGTGTCTATTAAGCCTATGGTGGcaggaaatgcgcacacacacacgcgcgcgcgcacacacacacacaaataaTTATTGGGAAACCATAAGTGCCCTTTTGTACTCCTTATCTGTTGTTTTCTAACTGCAGGTGAATTGTTCAGGCTGAATTGATCGGTGGAAGCTGTGCATTGACTATTTTTTTATCTCAGAATCAAAGAGATAAATTGAACTGGGAGGCTGGGAATCGCGAGAGAAGTGATGTCTTTCGTTAGGCAAGCAGACCCATCAGCATCCTGTGCGGAGACCACTTACATCCACAAATTTGTGCCACCAGGATCAGTTTTCCCAGCACAGAGATTTGTCTCTGGCACCGACTTGCTTCACCACGGGCCTCAACCATATAATGCTGAGGGCTACAAGCAGTCTGGTTTCAATGGCACAGCGCCTCATGCATTTCAGAGCTTTTACAATACTGATAGCTATGCTGAATCTCACTTTAATGAAGCACCATATTCTCCTGCAATCTTCGATATATCTCAGCAGAACTCTCAATCTTTATCGGATAACCAGGCCTCTGATCTTGTAGAGTTCGATGAGGATGAGATGAGAGTAAAGCTTCAGGAGCTTGAGCATGCTTTACTCGACGATGGTGATGAGATCTTTTTTGACTTGTCAGGGAGCATTAACGATGAGTGGAATGATAACATTAAGACAAACAATGAATGGGTCAATACAATGAAGAATATTGTGAGCCCCGACTCTCCAAAAGAGGCATCACCTGAGTCAAGCATCTGCTGTCTTGACAACAATGTTGGAGAAGCACGGAACCCGAAACAGTTGCTTTTTGACTGCGCAGAAGCGATATCCGAAAATAGCATCGATGAAGCACAGTCAATCATAGCAGAActacggcagaaggtggcaattcAAGGAGACCCTTCTCAGAGACTTGCGGCCTATCTCGTGGAGGGCCTTGCTGCCACACTACAGTCTTCAGGAAAGGGCATCTACAGGGCCCTGAGGTGCAAGGAGGCCCCTACTTTGTACCAGCTTTCAGCCATGCAGATCCTCTTTGAAATCTGCCCATGCTTCAGGCTAGGCTTCATGGCTGCTAACTATGCTATTCTCGAAGCCTGCAAAGGCGAAGATGTCGTGCACATCATTGACTTTGACATCAACCAGGGTAGCCAGTACATAACTCTTATCCAGTTCCTAAAGAATAACAGTAACAAGCCACGCCTTTTGAGGATAACTGGTGTCGATG from Zea mays cultivar B73 chromosome 6, Zm-B73-REFERENCE-NAM-5.0, whole genome shotgun sequence harbors:
- the LOC103630377 gene encoding scarecrow-like protein 1, whose amino-acid sequence is MSFVRQADPSASCAETTYIHKFVPPGSVFPAQRFVSGTDLLHHGPQPYNAEGYKQSGFNGTAPHAFQSFYNTDSYAESHFNEAPYSPAIFDISQQNSQSLSDNQASDLVEFDEDEMRVKLQELEHALLDDGDEIFFDLSGSINDEWNDNIKTNNEWVNTMKNIVSPDSPKEASPESSICCLDNNVGEARNPKQLLFDCAEAISENSIDEAQSIIAELRQKVAIQGDPSQRLAAYLVEGLAATLQSSGKGIYRALRCKEAPTLYQLSAMQILFEICPCFRLGFMAANYAILEACKGEDVVHIIDFDINQGSQYITLIQFLKNNSNKPRLLRITGVDDPESVHRAVGGLNVVGQRLEKLAEDCEVRFEFRAVAANIEDLTAGMLGRRPGEALIVNFAFLLHHLPDESVSIMNQRDRLLRMVKGLRPKLVTLVEQDANTNTTPFPSRFREVYDYYSALFDSLDATLPRESPDRMNVERQCLAREIVNILACEGPDRVERYEVAGKWRARMAMAGFVPSPFNSGAVDGIRSLLKSYCDKYRFEKVQDGLHFGWGDKTLVFSSAWQ